In Deinococcus proteolyticus MRP, a single genomic region encodes these proteins:
- a CDS encoding dicarboxylate/amino acid:cation symporter, producing MNAWRNLSLSTQILAALIAGLLVGLLFNFLAPSLPFLTTINTQVFGTIGNLFMSALKLLVVPLVFVSLVVGTTSLSDPAKLGRLGVGTMLFYLATTAFAIVLALVGAKIVNPGLGVNMAMPSGYEAPQAPPVSEVLVGIIPSNPVAALAEGNMLQIIFFAILLGLAIMLSGKPGERIKAAFEDWNHVVMQIVNIVMVFAPIGVFALMAGVVAKLGFESLAPLLKYFMTVLVVLLIHLFVSYPLLLRLFSGLNPFTFIKKMRPAMLFAFSTSSSNATIPVNLRTAREALGVPNQISSFTIPLGATINMDGTAIMQGVAVIFISQVYGIDLTLAQLGTVVIMAVLASVGTAGVPGVGLVMLATVLTQVGVPVEGIAMIIGIDRLLDMTRTAVNITGDAAVTAIMAKREGVLDEAMYNDPNAQVELDADELGKEHEAPRTEAQV from the coding sequence ATGAATGCATGGAGAAACCTGTCTCTGAGCACCCAGATTCTGGCTGCGCTGATTGCCGGCCTGCTTGTGGGCCTGCTGTTCAACTTTCTGGCCCCCTCGCTGCCGTTCCTGACCACCATCAACACGCAGGTGTTCGGCACCATCGGCAACCTCTTCATGTCGGCGCTCAAGCTGCTGGTCGTGCCGCTGGTGTTCGTGTCACTGGTGGTGGGCACCACCTCGCTGTCCGACCCGGCCAAGCTGGGCCGCCTGGGCGTGGGCACCATGCTGTTTTACCTGGCGACCACCGCGTTCGCCATCGTGCTGGCGCTGGTCGGGGCCAAAATCGTGAACCCCGGCCTGGGCGTCAATATGGCTATGCCCAGCGGCTATGAGGCTCCCCAGGCCCCGCCGGTCAGCGAGGTGCTGGTGGGTATCATCCCCAGCAACCCGGTGGCCGCGCTGGCCGAAGGCAACATGCTGCAAATCATCTTCTTCGCCATCCTGCTGGGCCTGGCCATCATGCTGTCGGGCAAACCCGGCGAGCGCATCAAGGCTGCGTTCGAGGACTGGAACCATGTGGTGATGCAAATCGTGAACATCGTGATGGTGTTCGCGCCCATCGGGGTCTTCGCGCTGATGGCCGGGGTGGTCGCCAAACTGGGCTTCGAGAGCCTCGCGCCGCTGCTCAAGTACTTCATGACCGTGCTGGTGGTGCTGCTGATTCACCTGTTCGTGAGCTACCCGCTGCTGCTGAGGCTGTTCAGCGGTCTGAACCCGTTCACCTTTATCAAAAAGATGCGGCCTGCCATGCTGTTCGCCTTTTCCACCTCCAGCTCCAACGCCACCATTCCGGTGAACCTGCGCACGGCCCGCGAAGCGCTGGGGGTGCCCAACCAGATTTCCAGCTTTACCATCCCGCTGGGCGCCACCATCAACATGGACGGCACTGCCATCATGCAGGGCGTGGCCGTGATTTTCATCTCGCAGGTGTACGGCATTGACCTGACGCTGGCGCAGCTGGGCACCGTGGTCATCATGGCCGTGCTGGCCTCGGTGGGCACGGCAGGCGTACCGGGCGTGGGCCTGGTCATGCTGGCAACCGTGCTGACGCAGGTGGGCGTGCCGGTCGAAGGCATCGCCATGATTATCGGGATTGACCGCCTGCTGGACATGACCCGCACCGCCGTCAACATCACCGGCGACGCCGCCGTGACCGCCATCATGGCGAAGCGCGAAGGCGTGCTGGACGAAGCGATGTACAACGACCCCAACGCTCAGGTGGAGCTGGACGCCGACGAACTCGGCAAGGAGCACGAGGCTCCGCGCACCGAAGCGCAGGTCTGA
- a CDS encoding MBL fold metallo-hydrolase, with protein sequence MSWTTQKRVGDATVTTLTDGCFRLDGGAMFGTIPKVLWNELNPADELNRIALRINPLLIQIGSKNILVETGFWDQGGEKFETMYALDRDETVFRGLGEVGLSPDDIHIVINTHLHFDHAGRNVTPAGEPTFPNARYVVQGQELHDARHAHERSRASYIAAYFEPIADAGLFDVVDGEAEIVPGVTVLPLPGHNLGQQGVVLRSGGEMLVYPADLVATTAHAPYPYVMGYDLYPVTCLETRKKYLPEWFEEGAIICPPHDPNVAFARLKEAKRGFALEALQ encoded by the coding sequence ATGTCATGGACAACCCAGAAGCGGGTGGGAGACGCGACCGTCACCACCCTGACCGACGGCTGCTTTCGCCTGGACGGCGGCGCGATGTTCGGCACCATTCCCAAGGTGCTGTGGAACGAGCTGAACCCCGCCGACGAGCTGAACCGGATTGCGCTGCGTATCAATCCTTTGCTGATTCAGATAGGCAGCAAAAACATCCTGGTGGAAACGGGATTCTGGGACCAGGGCGGCGAAAAGTTCGAGACGATGTACGCCCTGGACCGCGATGAAACCGTGTTCCGGGGACTGGGCGAGGTGGGCCTTAGCCCCGACGACATCCACATCGTCATCAACACCCACCTGCATTTCGACCACGCCGGGCGCAACGTGACCCCAGCCGGCGAGCCTACCTTCCCGAACGCCCGCTACGTGGTGCAGGGGCAGGAGCTGCACGACGCCCGGCACGCCCACGAGCGCAGCCGGGCCAGCTATATCGCGGCCTACTTTGAACCGATTGCCGACGCGGGGCTGTTCGACGTGGTGGACGGCGAGGCCGAAATCGTGCCGGGGGTCACCGTGCTGCCGCTGCCGGGGCACAACCTGGGCCAGCAGGGCGTGGTGCTGCGCTCGGGCGGCGAGATGCTAGTGTACCCGGCCGACCTGGTGGCAACCACTGCACACGCCCCCTACCCTTATGTGATGGGCTACGACCTGTACCCGGTCACCTGCCTGGAAACCCGCAAGAAGTACCTGCCCGAGTGGTTCGAAGAAGGGGCCATCATCTGCCCGCCGCACGACCCGAATGTGGCCTTTGCGCGGCTGAAGGAAGCCAAGCGTGGTTTTGCACTGGAAGCCCTGCAATGA
- a CDS encoding DUF4388 domain-containing protein has product MIAGNFAVFPFLSVLQMLMASGHSGRLDIRSRARTGQLWLREGTIVHACAGQLEGESAMQLLTTTEDGEFHFGGSEAAPGETLLLSGDLALRQLFQEAEAWKPLLAEYSDWSRPFDFTDQWSGRLPVGRRQFQVLRGVERGLTISEMVDQGGLAPRMLLGTLQQFQQAGLIAPRH; this is encoded by the coding sequence ATGATTGCTGGCAACTTCGCGGTGTTCCCCTTCCTGTCAGTCCTGCAAATGCTTATGGCGTCGGGACACAGTGGCCGGCTGGACATTCGGAGCCGGGCCCGCACTGGGCAGCTGTGGCTGCGCGAAGGCACCATCGTGCATGCCTGCGCCGGACAGCTGGAAGGCGAGAGTGCCATGCAGCTGCTGACTACCACCGAGGACGGCGAATTCCACTTCGGCGGTTCGGAGGCCGCACCGGGGGAAACCTTGCTGCTTTCGGGCGACCTGGCACTGCGCCAGCTGTTCCAGGAAGCCGAGGCCTGGAAACCGCTGCTGGCCGAATACAGTGACTGGTCCCGGCCGTTCGACTTTACCGACCAGTGGAGTGGCCGTCTGCCTGTCGGCCGCCGGCAGTTTCAGGTACTGCGCGGGGTAGAGCGTGGCCTGACCATCAGCGAGATGGTCGACCAGGGCGGGCTGGCCCCCCGGATGCTGCTGGGCACCTTGCAGCAGTTCCAGCAGGCAGGGCTGATTGCTCCCCGCCACTGA
- a CDS encoding MFS transporter → MQDSISPYLPPTSFRPFLLLWVGQALSVLGGALSFTVATMWLATVRFPLSADKPALASALTLLSLSYVLSGILAAPIAGIWADHYPRGWLMRAADLTSGVLCSVVALLAFTGALSLPALYLLIALTAMSSSVHGAALSASYVLLVPERHLAWANAMMQSLWTGAGLLAPSLAAALLFRGGRHGLGTAFALDAASFFIAASLLFLVHVPPTPRRAAEKSPGLLAEGAAGWQFIRERPALLVTFLTFAALNFAAAPLAPLEPLLVREQLAADLARHGLSVAAGLALIGTVTAVGGLLGAALMTVWGGLNRGRGWLIFGLCAVSSAAQIVYGLSHSLWLTAAMMGLFVFTLPVADTHLGVVLQTQIPPDLQGRVFAVRRMLAQSVAPLSIVLFGHLAGQVPAGQLLASLGLLALVASLLPLLRRDVRRFGDE, encoded by the coding sequence ATGCAAGACTCTATTTCTCCTTATTTGCCTCCAACCAGCTTTCGGCCTTTTTTACTGCTATGGGTGGGTCAAGCCCTCTCGGTGCTTGGCGGCGCACTGTCTTTCACCGTAGCGACCATGTGGCTGGCAACGGTGCGTTTTCCCCTGTCTGCCGACAAACCCGCGCTGGCTTCGGCACTCACACTGCTGAGCTTGTCGTATGTACTCTCAGGCATCCTGGCTGCCCCTATCGCGGGCATTTGGGCGGACCACTACCCAAGAGGCTGGCTGATGCGGGCCGCCGACCTGACCAGCGGCGTGCTGTGCAGCGTGGTCGCGCTGCTGGCCTTTACGGGGGCCCTGAGCTTGCCTGCCCTTTACCTGCTAATTGCACTGACAGCCATGAGTAGCAGCGTTCACGGCGCGGCATTGAGCGCGTCTTATGTCCTTCTTGTGCCAGAGCGCCACCTGGCATGGGCCAATGCGATGATGCAAAGTCTCTGGACAGGTGCAGGCCTTCTCGCCCCAAGTTTGGCGGCGGCACTGCTGTTCCGAGGAGGAAGGCATGGTCTGGGGACGGCCTTCGCGCTGGATGCCGCGTCCTTTTTCATCGCGGCTTCGCTCCTTTTCCTGGTGCACGTGCCGCCTACGCCACGCCGCGCCGCAGAAAAGTCGCCCGGTCTGCTGGCAGAGGGCGCAGCAGGCTGGCAGTTCATCCGTGAGCGGCCCGCCCTGCTGGTCACATTTTTGACCTTCGCGGCGCTCAATTTCGCGGCCGCGCCACTGGCTCCGCTAGAGCCTTTGCTGGTGCGCGAACAACTGGCAGCAGACTTGGCACGACATGGGCTGAGTGTGGCGGCAGGACTCGCCCTGATTGGCACCGTGACGGCGGTGGGCGGTCTACTGGGAGCCGCTTTGATGACGGTGTGGGGCGGCCTGAACCGCGGGCGAGGCTGGTTGATTTTTGGGTTGTGTGCTGTGAGCAGCGCCGCGCAAATCGTGTACGGCCTGAGCCATTCGCTTTGGCTAACCGCCGCCATGATGGGCCTGTTCGTGTTCACTTTACCCGTTGCCGACACGCACCTTGGTGTTGTCCTGCAAACCCAAATTCCGCCTGACCTTCAGGGCCGCGTATTCGCGGTGCGGCGGATGCTCGCGCAAAGCGTAGCCCCGCTGAGCATCGTGCTCTTCGGACATCTGGCAGGGCAAGTTCCAGCAGGGCAACTCCTGGCGAGCTTGGGCCTGTTGGCACTTGTAGCCAGCCTGTTGCCGCTGCTCCGGCGTGATGTGCGGCGGTTTGGCGATGAATAA
- a CDS encoding NUDIX hydrolase encodes MITFYATQAEARADAAARRLREKVLCFVVRGQKLLVFDHVPDGSAGVQVPAGGIEAGETPEAAAIRELREESGLHLSGPQYLCSYLWEAQLPHRFTRQVCHAYAFAAPYDLSDTWQHHADGHLFSFRWADLADPGLDWEMDAALPYLQQATLRPSDS; translated from the coding sequence GTGATTACCTTTTATGCTACGCAGGCCGAGGCCAGGGCGGACGCTGCCGCACGGCGCTTACGCGAGAAAGTCCTGTGTTTCGTGGTGCGTGGGCAGAAGCTCTTGGTGTTTGACCACGTGCCCGACGGCAGCGCAGGCGTGCAAGTACCAGCAGGCGGCATAGAGGCAGGCGAAACGCCCGAAGCTGCGGCCATCCGTGAGCTGCGGGAGGAGTCGGGGCTGCACTTGAGCGGGCCGCAGTACCTCTGCTCGTACCTGTGGGAGGCACAGTTGCCGCACCGCTTCACGCGGCAGGTCTGTCACGCTTACGCCTTTGCTGCCCCCTACGACCTCTCCGACACCTGGCAGCACCACGCCGACGGGCATCTATTTTCCTTCCGCTGGGCCGACCTCGCAGACCCTGGGTTGGACTGGGAGATGGACGCGGCGCTGCCTTACCTCCAACAAGCGACCCTTAGACCCTCAGACTCTTAA
- a CDS encoding valine--tRNA ligase: MTDPTQNTSALPTQFDPSQIEPKWAKLWREQPFRADAESPKPPFTIVIPPPNVTGNLHLGHALDNTLIDTLTRYKRMAGFEALYLPGMDHAGISTQVMVERELKAQGTDRHELGREKFLEKVWEWKEQYGGAILNQLTRLGVSADWTRERFTMDEGLSRAVRKQFVDLYHDGLAYRGERMVNWDPVSQTTLSELEIDREERQGKMYTLSYKLADAGAAASNGEAGEIRVATVRPETIFADQAIAVHPEDERFRHLVGQKARIPLTERFIPIIADEAVEMDFGVGALKITPAHDPTDFEVGERHNLMRPSVIDLAGNLAGDLVPAEFQGLERFEARKAVVRALREGGDLLEEKDHKTAIGLSERTKVPVEPIISEQWFVNVKPMAERVLKGLDDGDMRLTPARHEKINRDWLENIRDWNISRQLWWGHQIPAWYDEEGNVYVPDRDNPDLDCDQDPRYAHLKLTRDPDVFDTWFSSNLWPFSTLGWPDTDAPDYRKFYPTSVLVTGYDILFFWVARMQMAAYEHTGQAPFKDIMLHGLYLDSKGQKMSKSKGNGIDPLELFDQYGVDACRFAFTFLSTGGQDIRHDDRRFEQGRNFANKLWNATRFALLRLDGVYLPQEDPAGALRELAASGKLSLADRWIISRLSAVSAEASAQLDELDIGAAIRTLYAFAWDEFCDWYIEASKPALEAGDVQTGRVLKAVLAQILGLLHPFMPFITSELYAALGYEGQLALTEWPKADDTLHDAEATRAFDALRAAVNAARSLKNELGLAPQDRLNVVVEGDLKDVVLENARVVGQMARVDLVDTLEGRTLSQVEQGVTVRVPLEGTVDVDEWLGKQKKRLAEFDKQIKQAQGKLSNEGFVARAPAEVIEEERRRVEDFGKQKERLEGVLKQFS, translated from the coding sequence ATGACCGACCCCACTCAAAACACTTCCGCCCTCCCCACCCAATTCGACCCCAGCCAAATCGAGCCGAAGTGGGCCAAGCTCTGGCGTGAGCAGCCTTTCCGCGCCGATGCGGAAAGCCCCAAACCCCCCTTTACCATCGTGATTCCGCCGCCCAACGTGACCGGCAACCTGCACCTGGGCCACGCGCTGGACAACACCCTGATTGACACCCTGACCCGTTACAAGCGCATGGCGGGCTTCGAGGCGCTGTACCTGCCGGGCATGGACCACGCAGGGATCAGCACGCAGGTGATGGTGGAGCGCGAGCTGAAAGCGCAGGGCACCGACCGCCACGAGCTGGGCCGCGAGAAGTTTCTGGAAAAAGTCTGGGAGTGGAAAGAGCAGTACGGCGGCGCGATTCTGAACCAACTGACCCGCCTGGGCGTGAGTGCCGACTGGACCCGCGAGCGCTTCACGATGGACGAGGGCCTCAGCCGCGCTGTGCGTAAGCAGTTCGTGGACCTGTACCACGACGGGCTGGCCTACCGAGGCGAGCGCATGGTGAACTGGGACCCCGTCTCGCAGACCACCCTCAGCGAGCTGGAAATTGACCGCGAGGAGCGCCAGGGCAAGATGTACACCCTGTCCTACAAGCTGGCAGACGCGGGCGCAGCCGCCAGCAACGGCGAAGCGGGCGAAATCCGCGTGGCGACGGTGCGCCCCGAAACCATCTTTGCCGACCAAGCGATTGCCGTGCACCCCGAAGACGAGCGCTTCCGCCATCTGGTGGGCCAGAAAGCGCGGATTCCGCTCACCGAGCGCTTCATTCCCATCATTGCCGATGAAGCGGTGGAAATGGACTTCGGCGTAGGTGCCCTGAAAATTACCCCCGCGCACGACCCCACCGACTTTGAAGTGGGCGAGCGGCACAATCTCATGCGCCCCAGCGTGATTGACCTGGCAGGCAACCTGGCAGGCGACCTTGTACCCGCCGAGTTTCAGGGCCTGGAGCGCTTCGAGGCCCGTAAAGCGGTGGTGCGGGCGCTGCGTGAAGGCGGCGACCTGCTGGAAGAAAAGGACCACAAGACCGCGATTGGCCTGAGCGAACGCACCAAAGTGCCGGTAGAACCCATCATCTCCGAGCAGTGGTTCGTGAACGTGAAGCCGATGGCCGAGCGCGTACTGAAGGGCCTGGACGACGGCGACATGCGCCTGACCCCCGCCCGTCACGAGAAAATCAACCGCGACTGGCTGGAAAATATCCGCGACTGGAACATCTCCCGGCAGCTGTGGTGGGGCCACCAGATTCCCGCCTGGTACGACGAGGAGGGCAATGTCTATGTGCCCGACAGGGACAACCCTGACCTTGACTGCGACCAGGACCCCCGCTACGCGCACCTGAAGCTGACCCGCGACCCTGACGTATTCGACACCTGGTTCAGCTCCAACCTGTGGCCCTTTTCTACGCTGGGCTGGCCCGACACGGACGCCCCCGACTACCGCAAGTTCTACCCCACTTCGGTGCTGGTGACGGGCTACGACATCCTGTTCTTCTGGGTGGCGCGGATGCAGATGGCCGCCTACGAGCACACCGGGCAGGCCCCCTTCAAGGACATCATGCTGCACGGCTTGTATCTGGACAGCAAGGGCCAGAAGATGTCCAAGAGCAAGGGCAACGGCATTGACCCGCTGGAGCTGTTTGACCAGTACGGGGTGGATGCTTGCCGCTTCGCCTTTACTTTCCTCAGCACGGGCGGGCAAGACATCCGCCACGACGACCGCCGCTTCGAGCAGGGCCGCAACTTTGCCAACAAGCTGTGGAACGCTACCCGCTTCGCCCTGCTGCGGCTGGACGGCGTGTACCTGCCGCAGGAAGACCCCGCTGGCGCGCTGCGTGAGCTGGCCGCGAGTGGCAAGCTGTCGCTGGCCGACCGCTGGATCATCAGCCGCCTGAGCGCCGTGAGCGCCGAAGCCAGCGCCCAACTGGACGAGCTGGACATCGGCGCGGCGATTCGCACGCTGTACGCCTTTGCCTGGGACGAGTTCTGCGACTGGTACATCGAGGCCAGCAAACCTGCGCTGGAAGCGGGCGACGTGCAAACAGGCCGCGTGCTGAAAGCCGTGCTGGCGCAGATTCTGGGACTGCTGCACCCCTTTATGCCGTTCATCACCTCCGAGCTGTACGCCGCGCTGGGCTACGAAGGCCAGCTTGCCCTGACCGAGTGGCCCAAAGCCGACGACACCCTGCACGACGCCGAAGCCACCCGCGCTTTTGACGCCCTACGCGCCGCCGTGAATGCCGCCCGCAGCCTCAAAAACGAGCTGGGCCTGGCCCCGCAAGACCGCTTGAATGTGGTGGTGGAAGGCGACCTAAAAGACGTGGTGCTTGAAAACGCCCGCGTGGTGGGGCAGATGGCCCGCGTGGACCTGGTAGACACGCTGGAAGGCCGCACCCTCAGCCAGGTGGAACAGGGCGTGACCGTGCGCGTGCCGCTAGAAGGCACGGTAGACGTGGACGAGTGGCTGGGCAAGCAGAAAAAACGCCTGGCCGAATTCGACAAGCAAATCAAGCAGGCGCAGGGCAAGCTGAGCAACGAAGGCTTCGTGGCCCGCGCCCCCGCCGAAGTGATTGAGGAAGAGCGGAGGCGCGTGGAGGACTTCGGGAAGCAGAAGGAAAGGCTGGAGGGGGTGCTGAAGCAGTTCAGTTGA
- a CDS encoding DUF1648 domain-containing protein, producing MKLVNWILALLPYALALALATYALPHMPAQLPTHWGPSGEPDAWGSAAQALYQMPMLLLPGSLLVLSIGQFSRQDRDNAPIFFLVALGLGLLALIETAHLVFSWDSVKTSLVSLGGLFALIGNGMGKLKPSAFAGLRTPWVYLSRRAWHASQRRTGLWLTVYGLLLALPALVLPREYLVPVFYPGLMTVGGLGLVGGLAYASYLDYRKDPDPQPTNLGPRPQA from the coding sequence ATGAAGCTTGTGAACTGGATACTGGCCCTGCTGCCCTACGCTCTCGCCCTTGCTCTGGCGACCTACGCTCTGCCGCACATGCCTGCGCAGCTGCCTACCCACTGGGGGCCAAGTGGTGAGCCGGACGCCTGGGGAAGCGCGGCTCAGGCGCTTTACCAGATGCCCATGCTGCTGCTTCCGGGCAGCCTACTCGTGCTGAGCATCGGCCAATTTTCTCGCCAGGACAGAGACAATGCGCCTATATTTTTTCTGGTTGCTTTGGGACTGGGCCTCCTGGCCCTGATTGAGACGGCGCACCTCGTGTTCAGCTGGGACAGCGTGAAGACCAGCTTGGTCAGCCTGGGCGGTCTCTTCGCCTTGATAGGCAACGGCATGGGCAAGCTCAAGCCCAGTGCGTTCGCGGGGCTACGTACCCCTTGGGTTTACCTGAGCCGCCGCGCCTGGCACGCCAGTCAGCGCCGCACGGGCCTATGGCTTACGGTCTACGGCCTGCTTCTCGCGCTGCCTGCGCTTGTGCTGCCGCGTGAATATCTGGTGCCTGTTTTCTACCCTGGCCTGATGACAGTGGGTGGGTTGGGCCTGGTTGGTGGGCTGGCTTACGCCTCTTACCTTGACTACAGGAAGGACCCTGACCCGCAGCCGACTAACCTGGGGCCGCGTCCGCAAGCTTGA
- a CDS encoding autorepressor SdpR family transcription factor translates to MNEVFKALADPTRREILRVLRGGQRSAGELAELFPLAKSTLSGHFSVLKAADLVETERQGTAIIYRLNTTVFQDAMTHVLDLFQPAETAELSKEAKPT, encoded by the coding sequence ATGAACGAGGTATTTAAAGCACTGGCTGACCCCACGCGGCGCGAAATCTTGCGCGTCCTGCGCGGGGGGCAGCGGAGTGCGGGCGAACTGGCCGAGCTTTTTCCTCTTGCCAAAAGCACGCTCAGTGGACATTTCAGTGTGCTGAAAGCGGCCGACCTGGTGGAGACTGAGCGGCAGGGCACGGCCATTATCTACCGCCTGAACACCACCGTCTTTCAGGATGCGATGACACATGTGCTGGACCTCTTTCAACCTGCCGAGACAGCGGAACTGTCCAAGGAGGCCAAGCCCACATGA
- a CDS encoding COG4315 family predicted lipoprotein has translation MNKAVMVSALALALGACAPMTSDPNVLTLGVATDAANGQYLTGAGGQTIYTFKNDTANQSACMGQCLTNWPAVTASSGVQIPPELRGKLAVIRRADGVEQLTYNGMPLYYWAKGTAPGDVSGNGVNDVWMLARP, from the coding sequence ATGAACAAAGCAGTGATGGTTTCCGCCCTGGCCCTCGCTCTGGGAGCCTGCGCCCCCATGACGTCCGACCCCAACGTCCTCACCCTCGGTGTGGCCACCGACGCGGCGAACGGCCAGTATCTGACCGGCGCAGGCGGCCAGACCATCTACACCTTCAAGAACGACACGGCCAACCAGAGCGCCTGCATGGGCCAGTGCCTGACCAACTGGCCGGCGGTCACGGCCAGCTCCGGCGTACAGATTCCTCCTGAGCTGCGCGGCAAGCTGGCAGTGATTCGCCGCGCCGACGGGGTCGAGCAGCTGACCTACAACGGCATGCCGCTATACTACTGGGCCAAGGGCACGGCCCCCGGCGACGTGAGCGGCAACGGCGTGAACGACGTCTGGATGCTGGCGCGGCCCTAG
- a CDS encoding AAA family ATPase, with protein sequence MPTLHLLVGLPGAGKTTLARRLERAGALRLTPDEWMKPLFGVDDIDGKRGLLERELLWSVAHRALELGVDVVLDYGLWSPQERGLYRERAQQLGAAVQLHVLDLPLDELWQRLEERNAGGEHPFQVSREQLHEWEGWFQRPDAGELAEFAGVESAAGNAAD encoded by the coding sequence ATGCCCACCCTGCACCTGCTGGTCGGCCTGCCGGGAGCAGGCAAAACGACACTTGCCCGCCGCCTGGAACGTGCCGGCGCCCTGCGCCTGACCCCCGACGAGTGGATGAAACCGCTGTTCGGTGTGGACGACATAGACGGCAAACGCGGCCTGCTGGAGCGCGAGCTGCTGTGGTCGGTGGCCCACCGGGCGCTGGAGCTGGGGGTGGACGTGGTGCTGGACTACGGCCTGTGGTCGCCGCAGGAACGCGGCCTGTACCGTGAGCGGGCGCAGCAGCTGGGCGCCGCAGTGCAGCTGCATGTGCTGGACCTGCCGCTGGACGAGCTGTGGCAGCGATTGGAAGAGCGTAACGCGGGCGGCGAGCACCCCTTTCAGGTGTCGCGTGAGCAGCTGCACGAGTGGGAAGGCTGGTTCCAGCGGCCGGACGCCGGGGAACTGGCCGAGTTCGCCGGCGTGGAAAGCGCAGCAGGCAACGCGGCCGACTGA
- the tilS gene encoding tRNA lysidine(34) synthetase TilS, producing the protein MTLPGRPFPARHLPVLDALTAALRPYRARQVVVGVSGGADSVALLRALLAAGAEPLVAHFDHRLRPDSAEDAAWVEALAGRLGVPYVGGGADVGRVAQVRGWNLEDAARRLRYSFLTRTAKDAGIDTVLTAHTRRDQAETVLMRLLRGEAVLSGIAPRWGGVERPLLGVAREELEAYLRALGQDWREDSTNADTALTRAWLRLEVLPLLRSRFPAAEEALSGLAGRAAEDEAVLSGLAAAIGPHTPLVGQPPAVLRRWLRAELDRAGLAVRAGQLSALAGALAAGETRHLTLPHGQPASVTGGRLVLPGTRPDWAAPDFAFPPDWQLRTPQPGDRIRLSGGTRRLSDVLAEARVPRAWRPQVPLLASAQGVQWVGLTPPVWAAGARERTGWHDPLWEGMEAALTQARAAAAVQEVPVGAAVLDPAGAVVGLGRNRSRERGDMTRHAELEALRQAASALGTPYLSGCTLAVTLEPCPMCLGAALEARVGRIVYGAANPRAGALGGVHDLLGHRWGVRPQVQGGYRAGECAGLLKKAFAEFRRQD; encoded by the coding sequence GTGACTTTGCCAGGCAGACCTTTTCCGGCCAGACATCTGCCAGTGCTGGACGCTCTCACAGCTGCGCTGCGCCCCTACCGTGCGCGGCAGGTGGTGGTGGGAGTGTCGGGCGGGGCCGACAGTGTGGCGCTGCTGCGCGCGCTGCTGGCTGCCGGGGCCGAGCCGCTGGTGGCGCACTTCGACCACCGATTGCGCCCCGATTCGGCCGAGGACGCCGCCTGGGTGGAGGCGCTGGCCGGACGGCTGGGCGTGCCCTACGTGGGCGGTGGGGCCGACGTAGGCCGGGTGGCACAGGTGCGCGGCTGGAACCTGGAGGACGCGGCGCGGCGGCTGCGCTACTCGTTCCTCACGCGCACAGCGAAAGACGCGGGCATAGATACGGTGCTGACCGCCCACACCCGCCGCGACCAGGCCGAGACGGTGCTGATGCGGTTGCTGCGCGGTGAAGCCGTGCTGAGCGGCATCGCCCCACGCTGGGGTGGGGTGGAGCGCCCGCTGCTGGGGGTAGCGCGTGAGGAACTGGAAGCCTACTTGCGCGCGCTGGGACAGGACTGGCGTGAAGACTCCACCAACGCAGACACCGCCCTGACCCGCGCATGGCTGCGGCTGGAAGTGCTGCCGCTGCTGCGCTCCCGTTTTCCGGCGGCCGAAGAGGCGCTGTCTGGCCTGGCCGGCCGCGCCGCCGAGGACGAGGCGGTGCTGTCTGGCCTGGCCGCCGCCATTGGGCCGCACACGCCCCTGGTGGGGCAGCCGCCGGCGGTGCTGCGCCGCTGGCTGCGCGCCGAACTGGATCGGGCTGGCCTGGCGGTGCGTGCCGGGCAGCTTTCTGCCCTGGCCGGGGCACTGGCGGCAGGGGAGACCCGGCACCTGACCCTGCCACACGGACAGCCGGCGAGTGTGACGGGTGGGCGGCTGGTGCTTCCCGGAACCCGGCCGGACTGGGCCGCGCCCGACTTCGCCTTTCCGCCGGACTGGCAGCTGCGCACCCCCCAGCCGGGCGACCGTATCCGGCTGAGCGGGGGCACCCGCCGCCTGAGCGACGTGCTGGCTGAGGCCCGCGTGCCCCGCGCCTGGCGCCCGCAGGTGCCGCTGCTGGCATCGGCGCAGGGGGTGCAGTGGGTGGGTCTGACCCCGCCAGTATGGGCGGCAGGGGCCCGCGAGAGGACCGGCTGGCACGACCCGCTGTGGGAAGGCATGGAAGCGGCCCTGACCCAGGCCAGGGCTGCGGCAGCCGTGCAGGAGGTGCCGGTGGGCGCTGCCGTGCTGGACCCGGCAGGTGCGGTGGTGGGCCTGGGCCGCAACCGCAGCCGTGAGCGCGGTGACATGACCCGCCACGCCGAGCTGGAAGCGCTGCGTCAGGCGGCCTCTGCGCTGGGGACCCCGTACCTGAGCGGCTGCACGCTGGCCGTGACCCTGGAGCCCTGCCCCATGTGCCTGGGGGCAGCGCTGGAAGCCCGCGTAGGCCGCATCGTGTATGGCGCCGCCAACCCCCGCGCCGGAGCACTGGGCGGAGTTCACGACCTGCTGGGCCACCGCTGGGGCGTGCGGCCACAGGTGCAGGGCGGCTACCGGGCCGGCGAGTGTGCAGGGCTGCTGAAAAAAGCTTTCGCAGAATTCCGCCGCCAGGACTGA